The genomic DNA CTCGCCGAGGCCACCGTCCGGGCCGCCTCCTCCGGCTGCCCGGCCACCTACGCCGAGGCCGACCGCGCCTTCCACCGCGCCGTGCTCGTGCTGGCCGGCAACGAACAGCTCGTCCGGATCGCCGGTGACGTGCACCGCCGCGCCCAGTGGCCGCCGGCCGGCTCGCCCTCCGTGCGCGGCCGGGCCGACCTGGTCGCCGACGCGCACCAGCACACCGCGCTGCTGGACGCGCTGATCGCCGGCGACCCGGACATGGTGCGGGCCCTGGTGGGGGAGCACTTCACGGGCACGTCGTGAGCCGGAGGCCCGGGATGGGTGCACTCGCCGGCGTTTGCCGGGTGCCGCTGCGCCCACCCGTGCCGCCCCAGCGGCACGACTGCCCGCAGCGGCGGCGAGCGCCGCGGGCCTGTCTGCCCGCCGCTAACGGACCTCCTGCCGTTCCGTGCGGCTCGTGGGTACCTGCTTCCCCGGCTTCTGGGACTTCCCCGTGGCGCGCGCCCCGCCGCCCTTGCGGCGCCCGGGGCGGGAACCGGCGGCGTCGCGGTTGTGCAGCTCGATGGCCAGCGGAGAGGCGGTGAAGACCGACGAGTACGTGCCGACCCCCACGCCGATCAGCAGCGCGAGCGCGAAGTCGGTGAGCGAGTCGTCGGCCAGGACCGCCAGCGAGGCGAGGATGAGCACCGCCCCCATGCCCGTGTTGACCGTGCGCGGCAGGGTCTGCAGGATCGCGTCGTTGGTGAGCCGGTCGAACGGCGTCTTCCGCTCCTTGCCCAGCAGTTCCCGGATGCGGTCGAAGAGCACCACCGAGTCGTTGACCGAGTAGCCGATCACGGTCAGCAGCGCCGCCAGGAACACCCCGTCGATCGGCTTGCCCAGCCAGGCGAACACACCCACCAGGATCACCACGTCGTGGGCGAGCGCGCCGACCGCCGCAGTGCCGAACAGCAGGCGGAACCGGACCGCCAGGTACGCCAGCTGCGCGGCCAGGGCCAGGCCGAGGGCGATCAGGGCGTCCCGGCGCAGCTCCTCGCCGAGGCTCGGTCCGATCAGTTCGTCGCGGACCTTCTCCGTCTCGCCGCCCAGTTCGGCGACGGCCTTCGTGACGGTCGCCGCCTCGGTGTCGGTCAGCTCCTCCGTGCGCACCGTGAGGTCGCCGTCGCCGGAGGACTGGACGACGGCGCGCGGGAAGCCCGCGTCGGCCAGGGCGTCCCGCGCCCGGTCGGGATCGACCTGGGTGGCGGTGGAGTACTCGATGAGCCGCCCCCCGGTGAACTCGATGCCGAAGTTCAGGCCCCGCACCAGGATGCCGGAGCCCGCCACCACGAGGACGATCAGCGAGGCCGCCAGCCAGCGGCGCGGCCGGCGCATCAGGAAGGGGTTGCGGCGCAGCAGGGCGTCCCGGACCGGGCCGGTCGAGGAGATGCCGGTGATGCGCGGGCGGCGGTAGACCGCCGGGCGGCTCGCGGCGAACTCGGCGAGCACCCGGGTGATCACCAGGGCGCTGACCATGGAGGCCAGCACACCGATGCCGAGCGTGACCCCGAAGCCCTTGACCGGACCGGAGGCCAGGAAGAACAGCAGGGCGGCGGCGATCAGCGTGGTGATGTTGGAGTCGGCGATCGCGCTGAAGGCGCTGCGGAAACCGGCGGTCAGCGCGGAGCGCGTACTGGGACGGGTCCGGGCCGCCTGTTCCTCGCGGGCCCGTTCGAAGACGAGGACGTTGGCGTCCACCGCCATGCCGATCGCCAGCACGAAGCCCGCGAGGCCCGGCAGGGTCAGGGTGGCGCCGACCGCGGCGAGGGCGGCGTAGGAGATCAGGCCGTAGCAGAGCAGGGCCACCGTCGCGAGGGCGCCCATCAGCCGGTAGACGACGATGATGAACAGCGCGGTCAGCGCGGTGCCGATGACGGCGGCCCAGGCACCGGCCGAGATGGCCTCGTCGCCCAGGGTGGCGCCGATGGTGCGCTGCTCGATCGTCTCGACCGGCACGGGCAGGGCGCCGCCCTTGACGAGCAGCGCCAGTTCGCGGGCCTCCGCGTCGTCGAAGGAGCCGGTGATCTGCGTGGAGCCGCCGGTGATGCCCGCCCCGCAGGCCACGGAGGGGTCGACCTGCGGCGAGGAGATGATCTTGCCGTCGAGCACGATGGCGACCCGGCGCTGGGGATCACCGGCCGGGTGGCAGGCCGCCTCGCCGGTCACCTGGGCCCACCGGTCGCTGCCGGCGTCCTTGAAGTCGACGGTGACGTGCCAGCCCGCGCCGTTCTGCTGGTCGAAGCGGGCGTCGGCGCCCTTGACGTCCTGCCCGGTCAGCGTGGCGTCCTTCAGCCGCAGGGACTGCCCGGACTCGTCCGGCAGCACCCGCTCGCCGTCCTTGGCGGTCGTGCCGTCGGTCTTGCCGTCGGCCCCGTCCCCGGGGCTCTCGGCCGGGCCGAGCACCGAGTGGACGGTGAGCTGCGCGGTGCGGCCCAGCACGTCGGCGGCCTTCTTCGGGTCCTGCACGCCGGGCAGCTCGACGACGACGCGGTTCTCGCCGGAGCGGACGATGGTCGGCTCGGCGACACCGAGGGCGTCGATGCGGCCGCGCAGCACCTCCACGGTGCGGTCGGTGGCCTCCCGGTCGGCCTTGGTGGTCTCGGTGGACTTGGTCTCCAGGACGATCTGGGTGCCGCCGCGCAGGTCGAGGCCGAGGCGGACCGGCACGGTCAGCGCGATGGCCACGGCCCCGGCCAGCACGACGAGCGCGACGAGCGCACGGACGTTCAGGGAACGCGACCGCGTACGGGAACGGGACCGCGTACGGGAACGGGAAGGGGGACGGGAGCGTTTCAAGACGGGCCTCCGGCGGGCACGCCGCGGCGGCGGCCGAGCGCGGCCGCGGCAAAAGAACGTGACGGGTGGTCGGGGTGTGCGTCTCAGATGCCGGAGGAGACGGGCGGCGCCCGGCCGCTGTCGTGGCTCGCGCGGCCGGGGGAGACCGGTACCGGACCAGGCGTGGCCGAGGTCCGGGCGTGGGCACCGGCGCCGCTACCGGCGTCGCGCCCCGCGGTGGCCGCGTGGTGGTCGGGGACCGTCGGGCGCTCGGCCAGGTGGTCGTGCCGGGCCCGGGACTGGGCGGCGCAGACCGGCGTACAGCCGTCGTCCGCGTGGAGGTCGAGGGCCGGGTGGGGCACGGCCGTGGCCGCGGCGGCCGCGAGGGGACCGCCGGGGCCCACCTGGGCGCCGGCCGCGGGCCAGGCCGGGACCAGCGGCAGCAGAACGGCCAGCAGCACCGTGAGCACCGTCGCGAGCCGGTTGCGCATGCACCGTTCCCTTCCGTGGTGGGTGAGCGGGCCGAGGGAGGGCCCGGGGCTCCGGCCGGGGAGTGGGCGGCCGAAGCCACGGGCGGTTCGGGGGACCGTCAGGGCTCGATGAGCCCGGCGCGGATGGCGTACCGGGTCAGTTCCAGGCGGTCGCGCAGGCCGAGCTTCTGCAGCAGGTTCGCCCGGTGCCGCTGGACGGTCTTGATGCTGATGAAGAGGATCTCGGCGATCTCCTTCGAGGAGTGGCCCTCGGCGACGAGCTTGAGGACCTCCTCCTCGCGCGGGGTGAGGATGTGGTCGGAGGTCTCCTCGCCGTGCCGTACCCGGTCGAGGTAGTTGCGGATGAGCGCGGTCACCGCGCCCGGATACAGGAAGGGCTCGTCGCGCATCGCGGCGCGGCAGGCGGCGACCAGGTCCCGGTCGGCGACCGACTTGAGCACGTATCCGCAGGCGCCCGACTTCAGGGCCTGGAACAGGTACTGCTCGTTGTCGTGCATCGTCAGCATCAGGATGCGCAGCCCCGGCTTCAGCGCGGCCAGTTCGCGGGCCGCCTGGAGACCGGTGAGGCGCGGCATCGCGATGTCCAGGACCGCGAGGTCGGCCTCGTGCGTCCGCGCCATGTCGATGGCCTCGGCGCCGTCTCCGGCCT from Streptomyces sp. CB09001 includes the following:
- a CDS encoding response regulator transcription factor; protein product: MSDPSLPEPSAHGRPAGASATPASTTSAYGTPPASAPSKIRILLADDHALVRRGVRLILDREPDLEVVAEAGDGAEAIDMARTHEADLAVLDIAMPRLTGLQAARELAALKPGLRILMLTMHDNEQYLFQALKSGACGYVLKSVADRDLVAACRAAMRDEPFLYPGAVTALIRNYLDRVRHGEETSDHILTPREEEVLKLVAEGHSSKEIAEILFISIKTVQRHRANLLQKLGLRDRLELTRYAIRAGLIEP
- the secD gene encoding protein translocase subunit SecD translates to MKRSRPPSRSRTRSRSRTRSRSLNVRALVALVVLAGAVAIALTVPVRLGLDLRGGTQIVLETKSTETTKADREATDRTVEVLRGRIDALGVAEPTIVRSGENRVVVELPGVQDPKKAADVLGRTAQLTVHSVLGPAESPGDGADGKTDGTTAKDGERVLPDESGQSLRLKDATLTGQDVKGADARFDQQNGAGWHVTVDFKDAGSDRWAQVTGEAACHPAGDPQRRVAIVLDGKIISSPQVDPSVACGAGITGGSTQITGSFDDAEARELALLVKGGALPVPVETIEQRTIGATLGDEAISAGAWAAVIGTALTALFIIVVYRLMGALATVALLCYGLISYAALAAVGATLTLPGLAGFVLAIGMAVDANVLVFERAREEQAARTRPSTRSALTAGFRSAFSAIADSNITTLIAAALLFFLASGPVKGFGVTLGIGVLASMVSALVITRVLAEFAASRPAVYRRPRITGISSTGPVRDALLRRNPFLMRRPRRWLAASLIVLVVAGSGILVRGLNFGIEFTGGRLIEYSTATQVDPDRARDALADAGFPRAVVQSSGDGDLTVRTEELTDTEAATVTKAVAELGGETEKVRDELIGPSLGEELRRDALIALGLALAAQLAYLAVRFRLLFGTAAVGALAHDVVILVGVFAWLGKPIDGVFLAALLTVIGYSVNDSVVLFDRIRELLGKERKTPFDRLTNDAILQTLPRTVNTGMGAVLILASLAVLADDSLTDFALALLIGVGVGTYSSVFTASPLAIELHNRDAAGSRPGRRKGGGARATGKSQKPGKQVPTSRTERQEVR